Proteins encoded by one window of Akkermansia muciniphila ATCC BAA-835:
- a CDS encoding MFS transporter, whose product MNESANPILKYFSEFKILKTVSKDFWLTNVVQFFDGMAYFSMITVFVLYLTDYCSFNDADAALWVGLYTLFISAFVFAVGSICDIIGIRRTYLIGFIILIAGRLIMGFGPDLSPTVDSGRLAVMAGILIMSFGTAFMSPVIQTSIRRFTPLKARSTGFNIYYLLMNISAVIANVFLIEFFRKHFGAVDGGYWIINFGTLMVLLGCITTRFINEDNYAEPSEREANINAPLRRPLQLFMEVWKESAFRKLILFLVLTMGVRIVFTLQFLVMPKYYVRTLYDDFAIGSINAVNPAIIVSGLILLIPVLGRFSTVGLMIAGMSISAFSLVFMAIPIEWYYLVPGIETRSQAYLVAIVAQILVFAFGELLFSPRFSEYVARVAPKDKVASYMSLAALPMFIAKPINGIIGGLLVAYLCYDGICAKMDTGHIGFWDSPEFMWTIYLAMAVISPIAIIMTRRTITSDHPEEDAASPPISAIEAETDPALTAEELTEANS is encoded by the coding sequence ATGAATGAGTCCGCAAACCCCATCCTCAAATATTTTTCGGAATTCAAAATCCTGAAAACCGTATCCAAGGATTTCTGGCTTACCAACGTCGTCCAGTTCTTCGACGGAATGGCCTATTTTTCCATGATTACGGTATTCGTCCTCTACCTGACGGACTATTGTAGCTTCAACGATGCGGACGCCGCCCTCTGGGTAGGCCTGTACACCCTTTTCATCTCCGCCTTCGTCTTCGCGGTGGGTTCCATCTGCGACATCATCGGCATACGGCGCACTTACCTGATCGGCTTCATCATCCTCATTGCCGGGCGCCTTATCATGGGCTTCGGTCCGGACCTCAGCCCGACCGTGGACTCCGGAAGGCTGGCCGTCATGGCGGGCATTCTGATTATGTCCTTCGGCACGGCGTTCATGTCCCCCGTCATCCAGACTTCCATCCGGCGCTTCACCCCGCTGAAAGCGCGTTCCACGGGCTTCAATATCTACTACCTGCTGATGAACATTTCCGCCGTCATTGCGAACGTGTTCCTGATTGAATTTTTCCGCAAGCACTTCGGCGCCGTGGACGGCGGGTACTGGATCATCAACTTCGGAACGCTGATGGTGTTGCTGGGCTGCATCACCACCCGTTTTATTAATGAAGACAACTACGCGGAACCCAGCGAACGGGAGGCGAACATCAATGCCCCCCTCCGCAGACCTCTCCAGCTCTTCATGGAGGTATGGAAGGAATCCGCCTTCCGCAAACTTATCCTCTTCCTGGTGCTGACCATGGGCGTGCGCATCGTTTTCACGCTGCAATTCCTGGTGATGCCCAAATACTACGTGCGGACGCTATATGACGATTTCGCCATAGGCTCCATCAATGCCGTCAACCCGGCCATCATTGTCTCCGGCCTCATCCTGCTCATTCCGGTGCTGGGCCGCTTCTCTACCGTTGGCCTCATGATTGCGGGCATGTCCATTTCCGCTTTCTCTCTCGTTTTCATGGCCATTCCCATTGAATGGTACTACCTGGTGCCCGGCATCGAAACGCGCTCCCAGGCGTATCTGGTAGCCATTGTGGCGCAGATCCTGGTATTCGCATTCGGGGAACTGCTCTTCTCTCCCCGCTTCTCCGAATATGTGGCGCGGGTAGCTCCGAAAGACAAAGTGGCTTCCTACATGTCTCTGGCGGCGCTTCCCATGTTCATCGCCAAACCCATTAATGGCATCATCGGCGGCCTGCTCGTCGCCTACCTCTGCTATGACGGCATCTGCGCCAAGATGGATACCGGGCACATCGGCTTCTGGGACTCCCCGGAATTCATGTGGACCATTTACCTGGCCATGGCCGTAATCAGCCCCATCGCCATTATCATGACCCGCAGGACCATCACCTCGGACCATCCCGAGGAAGACGCGGCATCGCCACCCATCAGCGCCATTGAAGCGGAAACGGATCCCGCCCTGACGGCGGAAGAACTTACGGAAGCCAACTCCTGA
- a CDS encoding ArsR/SmtB family transcription factor: protein MKSTLKTLKLLADPTRLRIINVLNEESLSVAELQEILGMGQSRISTQLAQLRQEGVVEDARSGKNVFYTLSLAGDLHNVALKACEELPEAETDQKALQVILDKRKNRTQAYFDEVVCRLGKNYAPGRSWKALAGALLRILNYDVVADLGAGEGFVSQLISPSAKQVIAVDNSPSMVELGQELARKHGLDNLEYRLGDIEAPPIKPGTVDLALLSQALHHAQKPSRALEAAWDILKSGGCLVVLDLLQHGQEEARELYADRWLGFTPAALESMLKEAGFRNIHTDIVDREPDPPHFQTLMAAAWKP from the coding sequence ATGAAGTCAACCCTAAAAACGCTCAAACTCCTGGCAGATCCCACCCGCCTGCGCATCATCAACGTTCTGAATGAAGAATCCCTGAGCGTCGCGGAACTTCAGGAAATTCTCGGCATGGGGCAAAGCCGCATCTCCACCCAGCTGGCCCAGCTCCGGCAGGAAGGGGTGGTGGAGGACGCCCGTTCCGGCAAAAATGTCTTTTACACTCTTTCCCTGGCAGGCGATCTGCACAACGTAGCCCTGAAAGCCTGCGAGGAATTGCCGGAGGCGGAAACGGACCAAAAAGCCCTTCAGGTTATCCTGGACAAGCGCAAAAACCGCACCCAGGCCTATTTTGACGAAGTAGTGTGCCGTCTGGGCAAGAACTACGCGCCAGGCCGTTCCTGGAAAGCGCTGGCCGGAGCACTGCTCCGCATTCTGAACTATGACGTAGTGGCGGACCTGGGAGCCGGGGAAGGTTTCGTTTCCCAGCTCATCTCCCCCAGCGCCAAACAGGTGATCGCCGTGGATAACTCCCCCAGCATGGTGGAGCTGGGGCAGGAGCTGGCGCGCAAACACGGGCTGGACAATCTGGAATACCGCCTGGGCGACATCGAAGCGCCGCCCATTAAACCCGGCACGGTGGATCTGGCCCTGCTCAGCCAGGCCCTGCACCATGCGCAAAAACCGTCCAGAGCGCTGGAAGCTGCGTGGGATATCCTGAAATCCGGCGGTTGCCTGGTGGTGCTGGATCTGCTCCAGCATGGACAGGAGGAAGCCCGTGAACTTTACGCGGACCGCTGGCTGGGCTTCACGCCCGCCGCCCTGGAAAGCATGCTGAAGGAAGCGGGATTCCGGAACATCCACACGGATATTGTGGACAGGGAGCCGGACCCGCCCCATTTCCAGACTCTGATGGCCGCCGCCTGGAAACCCTGA
- the metK gene encoding methionine adenosyltransferase encodes MSRNTPHIFTSESVGEGHPDKVADYISDSILDACLAQDKTSRVACETLVKSNMVIIAGELTTKAVIDPEKIARQAIREIGYCNRQDDDVFHADTVFFTNLLTEQSPDIAQGVDAREAEGKGHAEQGAGDQGIMFGFATNETPELLPAPIVFAHKLLIELARRRKRGHVDWLRPDCKSQVAVAYDEDGRPAHIENVVISTQHTEDVDHDTIYSYCVKLIKNVLPAELLDERTEYFINPTGKFVVGGPHGDSGLTGRKIIVDTYGGMGRHGGGAFSGKDPSKVDRSAAYMCRWVAKHIVAAGLADKCELQVAYAIGYPAPVSIRVDTFGTGKVEEISIENALENIFSFKPADMVEQLNLLRPIYRKTTHYGHFTNPELPWEQLDETRLASLKQLLH; translated from the coding sequence ATGAGCAGAAACACCCCTCACATCTTTACGTCGGAATCCGTTGGAGAAGGCCATCCGGACAAGGTGGCCGACTACATTTCCGACTCTATTTTAGACGCCTGCCTGGCTCAAGACAAAACTAGCCGCGTTGCATGTGAAACGTTGGTGAAGAGCAATATGGTCATTATTGCCGGAGAGCTGACGACCAAGGCGGTGATCGATCCGGAAAAAATCGCCCGCCAGGCCATTCGGGAGATCGGGTACTGCAACAGGCAGGACGACGACGTTTTCCATGCGGATACCGTCTTTTTCACGAATCTGCTCACGGAACAGTCCCCGGATATTGCCCAGGGGGTGGATGCCCGGGAGGCGGAGGGCAAGGGCCATGCGGAGCAGGGCGCCGGAGACCAGGGCATTATGTTCGGCTTCGCAACGAATGAGACGCCGGAGCTGCTTCCGGCCCCCATCGTGTTTGCGCACAAACTGCTCATTGAGCTGGCCAGGAGGCGCAAACGCGGGCATGTGGACTGGCTGCGTCCGGACTGCAAGTCCCAGGTGGCTGTGGCCTATGACGAAGACGGGCGTCCCGCGCATATTGAAAACGTAGTTATTTCCACCCAGCACACGGAAGACGTGGACCATGACACGATTTACTCATATTGCGTCAAACTCATTAAAAATGTGCTTCCTGCGGAGCTTCTGGATGAGAGGACGGAATATTTCATCAACCCCACCGGGAAATTCGTCGTGGGCGGTCCCCACGGGGATTCCGGCCTGACGGGCCGCAAAATTATTGTGGACACGTACGGCGGCATGGGGCGCCACGGCGGCGGAGCCTTTTCCGGAAAAGACCCGTCCAAGGTGGACCGTTCCGCCGCGTATATGTGCCGCTGGGTTGCCAAGCACATTGTGGCTGCCGGACTGGCGGATAAATGTGAATTGCAGGTGGCTTACGCCATCGGCTACCCCGCTCCGGTTTCCATCCGGGTGGATACGTTCGGTACCGGGAAGGTGGAGGAAATATCCATTGAAAATGCGCTGGAAAACATCTTTTCCTTCAAGCCTGCGGATATGGTGGAACAGCTGAACCTGCTTCGGCCTATTTACCGGAAGACGACGCACTACGGGCATTTCACCAATCCGGAGCTGCCCTGGGAACAGCTGGACGAAACGCGCCTGGCCTCCCTGAAACAACTTCTTCATTAA
- the ahcY gene encoding adenosylhomocysteinase, giving the protein MFSETEQYKVRDIGLADFGRRELDIAEHEMPGLMAVREKYAAARPLEGVRIMGSLHMTVQTAVLIETLTALGASVRWASCNIFSTQDHAAAAIAKSGTPVFAWKGETLREYWDCTWKAMNFPDGLGPQLIVDDGGDATLLIHRGYEMEEGSDWVDTPSESEEEEVVKALLKKIAAATPGIFHRWLPELKGVSEETTTGVHRLYQMQAAGRLLIPAINVNDSVTKSKFDNLYGCRESLVDGIKRATDVMVAGKVAVVCGYGDVGKGCAQSLRGMGAQVVVTEIDPICALQAAMEGYRVLTVEDTLGWADIYVTTTGNCNIIRIEHMEKMKDQAIVCNIGHFDNEIQVHKLQTYPGIRHLNIKPQVDRYTFPSGNSLYLLAEGRLVNLGCATGHPSFVMSNSFANQVLAQLELWNTRKDRSVGVEVLPKVLDEEVARLHLAKIGCKLTVLRPEQADYIGVPVEGPYKPDFYRY; this is encoded by the coding sequence ATGTTTTCAGAAACGGAACAATACAAGGTGCGCGATATCGGCCTGGCGGATTTCGGACGCAGGGAACTGGATATTGCGGAGCATGAGATGCCCGGCCTGATGGCCGTGCGTGAAAAGTACGCTGCAGCCAGGCCCCTGGAGGGCGTGCGCATCATGGGCTCCCTGCACATGACGGTGCAGACGGCCGTGCTGATAGAAACGCTGACGGCTCTGGGCGCTTCCGTCCGCTGGGCGAGCTGCAACATTTTCTCCACCCAGGACCACGCCGCCGCCGCCATCGCCAAATCCGGCACCCCCGTTTTCGCCTGGAAGGGGGAAACGCTGCGGGAATACTGGGACTGCACGTGGAAGGCCATGAACTTTCCGGACGGGCTGGGGCCGCAGCTGATTGTGGACGACGGCGGAGACGCCACCCTGCTTATCCACCGCGGGTATGAAATGGAGGAAGGCTCCGACTGGGTGGATACCCCGTCGGAATCGGAAGAAGAGGAAGTCGTCAAGGCCCTGTTGAAAAAAATTGCCGCGGCGACTCCGGGCATTTTCCATCGCTGGCTTCCCGAGCTGAAGGGCGTTTCCGAGGAAACGACCACCGGCGTGCACCGCCTGTACCAGATGCAGGCCGCCGGCCGTCTGCTGATTCCGGCCATCAACGTAAACGATTCCGTAACCAAGTCCAAGTTTGACAACCTGTACGGCTGCCGTGAGTCCCTTGTGGACGGCATCAAGCGGGCCACGGACGTGATGGTTGCCGGGAAGGTGGCCGTCGTCTGCGGCTACGGGGACGTAGGCAAAGGCTGCGCCCAGTCCCTGCGCGGCATGGGAGCCCAGGTGGTCGTGACGGAAATAGACCCCATCTGCGCTCTTCAGGCAGCCATGGAAGGTTACCGCGTACTGACGGTGGAAGACACGCTGGGCTGGGCGGATATTTACGTGACCACTACGGGAAACTGCAACATCATCCGCATCGAACACATGGAAAAAATGAAGGACCAGGCCATTGTCTGCAACATCGGCCACTTCGACAATGAAATCCAGGTACACAAGCTCCAGACGTATCCCGGCATCAGGCATCTTAACATCAAGCCGCAGGTGGACCGCTACACGTTCCCGTCCGGCAACAGCCTGTATCTTCTGGCGGAAGGCCGCCTGGTCAACCTGGGCTGCGCTACGGGTCATCCCAGCTTCGTGATGTCCAACAGCTTCGCCAACCAGGTGCTGGCCCAGCTGGAACTGTGGAATACCCGTAAAGACCGTTCCGTGGGCGTGGAAGTGCTGCCCAAGGTGCTGGATGAGGAAGTGGCGCGGCTGCACCTCGCCAAGATAGGGTGCAAGCTGACTGTCCTGCGTCCGGAGCAGGCGGACTACATCGGCGTTCCGGTGGAAGGTCCTTACAAGCCGGACTTTTACAGGTATTAA
- a CDS encoding glycosyltransferase produces MISAILLCYNQKRFIKEQFRAILKQDYLGEWEIIISDDFSQDGSFECLEEMVEKEGEGRRIILHRNESNRGIAGNLQCAVHLSRGEWIIKFDGDDIAREDRISSLASLAEKYPGHLVYCHSYNEIDEDGQPAYGRMLPDSDSVVVKPYRECIFDISHVYSCFGGNAMYHRSLFSDFEYLPSGAGIADDTMLSMRAYLKKSGMVASGKRCSYYRRHNSNICNFKSGNPRTILIKRSEFLITTWIMIMKEVYGKHKSGEITYQAADRLMRLIQAEQRRLLLFPYASFDNSLLTKLKWFWNILQCRPRLWLVSIPRLLPFCLLQRYLNIKDRIKSFPFFH; encoded by the coding sequence ATGATTTCAGCCATTCTTCTTTGTTACAATCAGAAACGTTTTATCAAGGAACAGTTCCGGGCTATTTTAAAACAGGATTATCTAGGAGAATGGGAAATAATTATTTCGGACGATTTTTCTCAGGACGGTTCTTTTGAATGCCTGGAAGAAATGGTGGAAAAAGAGGGAGAAGGACGGCGTATTATTCTCCACCGTAACGAAAGCAACCGGGGAATTGCAGGGAATTTGCAATGTGCCGTTCATTTGTCCCGGGGGGAATGGATTATCAAGTTTGACGGCGATGACATCGCACGGGAAGACAGGATCTCCTCGTTGGCATCTCTGGCGGAAAAATATCCCGGTCATCTGGTTTACTGCCATTCTTATAATGAAATCGATGAAGATGGACAACCCGCTTATGGACGCATGTTGCCAGATTCAGATTCCGTCGTCGTCAAACCCTACAGGGAATGTATTTTTGACATTTCCCATGTTTACAGCTGTTTTGGCGGAAATGCCATGTACCACAGGTCTTTGTTCAGCGACTTCGAATATTTGCCTTCAGGGGCCGGCATTGCGGACGATACAATGCTGTCCATGCGCGCCTATTTGAAAAAATCAGGCATGGTCGCATCCGGCAAACGGTGTTCGTACTATCGGAGACACAACAGTAATATCTGCAATTTTAAGAGCGGGAACCCCAGGACAATCCTGATCAAGAGATCGGAATTCCTGATAACAACCTGGATAATGATCATGAAAGAGGTATACGGCAAGCATAAGTCCGGGGAAATAACATACCAGGCCGCCGATCGCCTGATGAGGCTGATTCAGGCGGAACAGAGAAGGCTCCTGCTCTTCCCCTATGCTTCATTCGATAACAGCCTTCTTACCAAACTCAAATGGTTTTGGAACATTCTGCAATGCAGGCCGAGGCTCTGGCTGGTCAGCATTCCAAGATTGCTCCCGTTTTGCCTGCTGCAAAGGTATTTGAATATTAAAGACCGGATAAAAAGTTTTCCTTTTTTTCACTAA
- a CDS encoding protoporphyrinogen/coproporphyrinogen oxidase, with protein sequence MMKYAVIGAGVSGLSMAGMLLKKGHEVVVYERDSRPGGLIKCTEVQGNLYHRVGGHVFNSRRQEVLDWFWSRFDRERDFVSARRRAVISLEGGAVVDYPIENHLDQFPEAVRSSIVHELLELYRNPPAEPRSLGEFFLNRFGKTLNSLYFTPYNNKVWRQDISQIAMDWLEDKLPMPSVAEILLNNIGHINESAMVHSSFFYAKNGGSQFLADTLARGLKVRYRQEAVNILPKDGKWLVQGELFDRVVFTGNVRQLGDCFPCMDELRPFFPRISELRSHGTTSVLCRISPNDYSWIYMPSPSHRSHRIICTGNFSRNNNNGDITTATIEFSEQMMEGEIRRQLELIPFSPVYLAHHWEEYTYPVQDVSSRTLIRELKECLEPKGIYLLGRFAEWEYYNMDAAMGAALDLDKRLAAEQMTRG encoded by the coding sequence ATGATGAAATATGCTGTGATCGGAGCCGGGGTTTCCGGATTGTCCATGGCCGGAATGTTGCTGAAGAAAGGGCATGAGGTAGTCGTTTATGAGAGGGACTCCCGGCCCGGCGGCCTGATTAAATGCACGGAAGTACAGGGGAACCTGTATCATCGTGTGGGAGGCCATGTGTTCAATTCCCGGCGGCAGGAAGTGCTGGACTGGTTTTGGTCCCGGTTTGACAGGGAGCGCGATTTTGTTTCCGCCCGGAGACGGGCTGTTATTTCCCTGGAGGGCGGGGCTGTGGTGGATTATCCCATTGAGAACCACCTCGACCAGTTTCCCGAGGCCGTCCGTTCCTCCATCGTCCATGAGCTGCTGGAACTTTACAGGAATCCTCCCGCGGAGCCCCGCTCCCTGGGTGAGTTTTTTCTGAACCGTTTCGGAAAAACCCTGAACAGCCTTTATTTTACGCCGTACAATAACAAAGTGTGGAGGCAGGATATCAGCCAAATTGCCATGGATTGGCTGGAAGACAAGCTTCCCATGCCGAGCGTGGCGGAAATCCTGTTGAACAATATTGGGCACATCAATGAAAGCGCCATGGTGCACAGTTCTTTCTTTTATGCGAAAAACGGCGGTTCCCAGTTTCTGGCGGATACGCTGGCTCGCGGCCTCAAGGTCAGGTATCGGCAGGAAGCTGTAAATATCCTCCCGAAGGACGGGAAATGGCTCGTACAGGGAGAATTGTTTGACAGAGTTGTCTTTACGGGGAATGTCAGGCAGCTTGGGGATTGTTTTCCCTGCATGGATGAATTGCGGCCGTTTTTCCCCCGGATTTCAGAATTGCGCTCTCACGGAACCACTTCCGTGCTTTGCCGGATTTCCCCCAATGATTACAGCTGGATTTACATGCCCTCTCCATCCCACCGCTCTCACCGGATCATTTGCACGGGGAATTTTTCCAGAAATAATAATAACGGGGACATCACCACCGCGACTATTGAATTTTCCGAGCAAATGATGGAAGGGGAAATCAGGCGCCAGCTGGAGCTTATTCCCTTTTCCCCTGTGTATCTGGCCCATCACTGGGAAGAATATACCTATCCCGTTCAGGATGTTTCCAGCCGAACCCTCATACGGGAACTAAAGGAGTGCCTGGAACCGAAAGGCATTTATTTATTAGGCCGTTTTGCGGAGTGGGAATACTACAATATGGATGCGGCCATGGGGGCGGCCCTTGATTTGGATAAAAGGCTGGCTGCGGAGCAGATGACACGGGGATAA
- a CDS encoding sulfatase family protein, translated as MRPLKTIIAGTLALLAAAPLSAQTKAEENKKPNILFIITDDHAYQTLGTGNNDSPVALPNFNKLGRQGMVFDRSYCANSLCGPSRACILTGRHSHMNGFVFNGQRPLDGSQPTYPKMLQKAGYQTGLFGKWHLESDPTGFDTWEIFPGQGSYYNPDFISLKPDGKRQTKRFPGYATDVVTDKSIQWLGNRDKNKPFLLVVGHKAPHRAWCPALRHLGKVDTSSMTPPANFHDDYANRPEFLKKNQQTVANHMAIYSDLKVLKDQVPEEMRKSIVSPGYGWDLGELNRMTPEEKKTWTDYYAKRTKSLVDGMKSGKLKDPKAFAEWKWHAYMEDYLGCLLSVDDSIGRLMEYLDKEGIAKDTLVIYCGDQGFYMGEHGMYDKRWIFEESLRMPLIMRWPGKIPAGIRNNTMVQNIDYAPTIVSAAGADTPENMNTFQGVSLLPTAFTGKTPDNWRDAIYYCFYENPGEHNAPRHDGIRTDRYTLSYIWTSDEWMLFDMKKDPMQMKNVIDDPAYKTTVEQLKKRYHELRKTYKVPENSPGGKGTPIPKFDASW; from the coding sequence ATGAGACCTTTGAAAACCATCATCGCCGGAACTCTGGCCCTGCTGGCGGCAGCTCCCCTCTCAGCTCAAACCAAGGCTGAGGAAAATAAAAAACCGAATATCCTCTTTATCATTACGGACGACCACGCCTACCAGACGCTGGGCACCGGCAATAATGATTCCCCCGTGGCCCTGCCCAATTTCAACAAACTGGGACGCCAAGGCATGGTTTTTGACCGCAGCTACTGCGCCAACTCCCTGTGCGGCCCCTCCCGCGCCTGCATCCTGACCGGCAGGCATTCCCACATGAACGGTTTTGTCTTCAACGGACAAAGACCGCTGGACGGCTCCCAGCCCACTTACCCGAAAATGCTGCAGAAGGCCGGATACCAGACGGGCCTTTTCGGCAAATGGCATCTGGAATCGGACCCCACCGGGTTCGACACGTGGGAAATCTTCCCCGGCCAGGGCAGCTACTACAATCCGGACTTTATCAGCCTCAAGCCGGACGGCAAACGCCAGACAAAGCGTTTTCCCGGATATGCCACGGACGTGGTCACGGACAAATCCATCCAGTGGCTGGGAAACCGGGACAAGAACAAACCTTTCCTGCTCGTTGTGGGCCACAAGGCTCCCCACCGCGCCTGGTGCCCTGCTCTGCGCCACCTGGGCAAGGTGGACACTTCCAGCATGACGCCGCCCGCCAACTTCCATGACGACTATGCCAACCGTCCGGAATTCCTGAAGAAAAACCAGCAGACAGTCGCCAATCACATGGCGATTTATTCCGACCTCAAAGTGCTTAAGGACCAGGTTCCGGAAGAAATGCGCAAAAGCATCGTTTCCCCCGGTTACGGCTGGGACCTGGGCGAGTTGAACCGCATGACTCCGGAAGAAAAGAAAACCTGGACGGACTATTACGCCAAGCGCACCAAATCCCTGGTGGACGGCATGAAATCCGGAAAACTGAAGGACCCGAAAGCGTTTGCGGAATGGAAGTGGCATGCCTACATGGAGGATTATCTGGGATGCCTTCTGTCCGTGGACGACAGCATCGGCCGCCTTATGGAATATCTGGACAAAGAGGGGATTGCGAAAGACACGCTGGTCATCTACTGCGGAGACCAGGGGTTCTACATGGGAGAACACGGCATGTACGACAAGCGCTGGATTTTTGAAGAATCCCTCCGCATGCCCCTCATCATGAGATGGCCCGGCAAAATTCCCGCGGGCATCCGCAACAACACCATGGTGCAGAATATCGACTACGCTCCCACCATCGTTTCCGCGGCAGGGGCGGACACCCCGGAAAACATGAATACCTTCCAGGGCGTATCCCTGCTTCCCACCGCTTTCACGGGCAAAACTCCCGACAACTGGAGGGATGCCATTTACTACTGTTTTTACGAAAATCCCGGCGAACACAACGCCCCGCGCCACGACGGCATCCGGACGGACCGCTACACGCTTTCCTACATCTGGACCAGCGACGAATGGATGCTCTTTGACATGAAAAAGGATCCCATGCAAATGAAAAACGTCATTGACGATCCTGCCTACAAGACTACGGTGGAACAGCTCAAGAAGCGTTACCACGAACTGCGCAAAACCTATAAAGTTCCGGAAAACAGCCCCGGAGGCAAAGGAACGCCTATCCCCAAATTCGACGCTTCCTGGTAA
- a CDS encoding RecQ family ATP-dependent DNA helicase: protein MLSSALEDTLRLFGKERFRPMQRDLVECALEGRSCIGILPTGSGKSLCYQIPAVLGNGLTVVVSPLIALMRDQVAGLEKLGVAAARYDSTLAEEDKVALMDRLKSGGVRLLFAAPESLESPWIQQVMELVPPGLFVVDEAHCLSEWGHSFRPDYLGLPVFFRKHGFRSVMALTATATEQVCRDLAGLFGVSDECIFRAAPYRANIFRQVETLKDQDKTARLVELLKEGGRRPAVVYTRTRKDAENLSYELGKAGFSVKSYHAGMPPETRGLVQDEFLAGTADVLVATIAFGMGIDKPDVRSVVHYHPPASLEAYVQESGRAGRDGLPSFSLVMLSARDSVAVVNRLHAAEPDRHGMKGLVSLLSRRGEHIVSLYEASSVYDLPDVAVDRMLFDLKRSGSVREKGTGFKYYRVRPLFRMEEILCGRGGEECARLQWMDMRRQGEVEDLAVEWGISWEEAAAWLGDLALSGEWKVELRQAALHLYSEGFDAEEAAEEFEQYFSRSRLNGLERWKTCVSTLTSSACLNRSLDAYFGFRDLSGPCGHCPACCGMLPAAMEEEELPPLPEELRSAVMELAGQRKPALARPSQLARFLLGLASPAAMRARLWSHPLYGALADRKWEDVWIEAHALSGS, encoded by the coding sequence ATGCTTTCCTCTGCTCTGGAAGACACGCTGCGTTTATTCGGCAAGGAACGGTTCCGTCCCATGCAGAGGGATCTGGTGGAGTGCGCGCTGGAGGGCCGTTCCTGCATCGGTATTTTGCCTACGGGTTCCGGCAAGAGCCTTTGCTATCAGATTCCGGCGGTTCTGGGAAATGGGCTGACGGTTGTGGTTTCTCCGTTGATTGCCCTGATGCGCGACCAGGTGGCGGGGCTGGAAAAACTGGGCGTGGCCGCCGCCAGGTATGATTCGACCCTGGCGGAAGAAGATAAGGTCGCCCTGATGGACAGATTGAAGTCCGGAGGCGTCCGCCTTCTGTTTGCCGCTCCGGAGTCTCTGGAATCCCCGTGGATTCAGCAGGTCATGGAGCTTGTTCCCCCCGGCTTGTTCGTGGTGGATGAGGCTCATTGCCTTTCGGAATGGGGGCACAGTTTCCGTCCGGATTATCTGGGGCTGCCCGTTTTTTTCAGAAAGCACGGGTTCCGCAGCGTCATGGCGTTGACGGCCACGGCTACGGAGCAGGTGTGCCGCGATCTGGCCGGCCTGTTTGGCGTGAGTGATGAATGTATTTTCCGGGCTGCGCCGTACCGTGCGAATATCTTCCGCCAGGTGGAAACGTTGAAGGATCAGGATAAAACCGCGCGGCTGGTTGAATTGTTGAAAGAGGGAGGCCGCCGTCCTGCCGTGGTGTACACGCGGACCCGCAAAGATGCGGAAAACCTTTCCTACGAATTGGGAAAAGCCGGTTTCTCCGTCAAGTCCTACCATGCGGGCATGCCCCCGGAGACGAGGGGGCTGGTTCAGGATGAGTTTCTGGCAGGTACGGCGGACGTGCTGGTGGCGACGATTGCCTTCGGCATGGGGATTGACAAGCCGGACGTGCGTTCCGTGGTGCATTACCATCCCCCCGCCAGTCTGGAGGCGTATGTTCAGGAATCCGGCCGTGCAGGACGCGACGGCCTTCCTTCCTTCAGCCTGGTGATGTTGTCCGCCCGCGACAGCGTGGCCGTAGTCAACCGGCTGCATGCGGCGGAGCCGGACCGGCACGGCATGAAAGGGCTGGTATCTCTGTTGTCCCGCAGGGGGGAGCACATTGTTTCCCTGTATGAGGCTTCTTCCGTTTATGATTTGCCGGATGTGGCGGTGGACCGGATGCTGTTTGACCTGAAACGTTCCGGTTCCGTACGGGAGAAGGGGACGGGGTTCAAGTATTACAGGGTGCGCCCTCTGTTCCGGATGGAGGAAATTCTGTGCGGCCGCGGCGGGGAGGAATGCGCCCGGCTGCAATGGATGGATATGCGCCGGCAGGGAGAGGTGGAGGATCTGGCTGTGGAATGGGGAATTTCATGGGAAGAAGCCGCCGCCTGGCTTGGTGACCTGGCTCTTTCCGGGGAATGGAAAGTGGAGCTGCGCCAGGCAGCCCTTCATCTGTATTCGGAAGGATTTGACGCGGAAGAGGCTGCGGAGGAATTTGAGCAGTATTTTTCCAGATCCCGGCTGAACGGGCTGGAACGCTGGAAAACCTGCGTTTCTACGCTGACGTCTTCCGCCTGCCTGAATAGAAGCCTGGATGCCTATTTCGGTTTCCGGGACCTGTCCGGGCCTTGCGGGCATTGTCCTGCGTGCTGTGGGATGTTGCCTGCGGCCATGGAAGAAGAGGAACTTCCCCCGTTACCGGAAGAGCTGCGCTCCGCCGTCATGGAGCTGGCGGGGCAGAGGAAGCCCGCGCTGGCCCGCCCTTCCCAGTTGGCGCGCTTTTTGCTGGGACTGGCTTCTCCCGCGGCCATGCGCGCCCGGTTGTGGAGCCATCCTCTCTATGGGGCGCTGGCGGACAGGAAATGGGAGGATGTGTGGATTGAGGCGCATGCCCTGTCGGGTAGTTAG